Proteins from one Pongo abelii isolate AG06213 chromosome 19, NHGRI_mPonAbe1-v2.0_pri, whole genome shotgun sequence genomic window:
- the GRAPL gene encoding GRB2-related adapter protein-like isoform X2: protein MVRSRLTATSISQEQFQSQLQKNKHALKTKEDGPRLQRKQEAVSPALSPAAGAPSSGMESVALYSFQATESDELAFNKGDTLKILNMEDDQNWYKAELRGVEGFIPKNYIRVKPHPP, encoded by the exons atggtgcgatctcggctcactgcaacttccatctcccag GAGCAGTTTCAGTCTCAACTTCAAAAGAACAAACACGCACTCAAAACAAAGGAAGACGGTCCTCGACTGCAGAGGAAGCAGGAAGCTGTCAGCCCAGCTCTGAGCCCAGCTGCTGGAGCCCCGAGCAGCGGCATGGAGTCCGTGGCCCTGTATAGCTTTCAGGCTACAGAGAGCGACGAGCTGGCCTTCAACAAGGGAGACACACTCAAG ATCCTGAACATGGAGGATGACCAGAACTGGTACAAGGCCGAGCTCCGGGGTGTCGAGGGGTTTATTCCCAAGAACTACATCCGCGTCAAGCCCCATCC GCCCTAG